The Candidatus Sphingomonas colombiensis genome contains the following window.
CATGGGCGGAGTACAAGAACGAATAGAATGGCGGAGTATATTGGCGGAAACGGTAGGTTAGCTCGGCGCGCTCCAGCTCAAGCGCCCAAATGTCGTAATTGGTCTGGGCGTCCGCCGAAAGCTTGGCGCGATCGAACTGCGCCTTCATTCGGGAGACACTGGCGCGCCGCCATTCCAGCCGGTGCAGCGCGGCGGCATCGCTGATATCGTCGAGCCGATCCATGCCCTCCTTCATGCCCAATTGCGTGGCGAGCTGCGGCCGCTGCCTCAATTCCTCGGCAAATTCCTGATCGAGAAAAGCATAGAGCCGCGCGTCTTCGCTGGCCGGCGCCGCTTTCGGCGGCTGCGCATCAGCGACTGCGAGCAATGGAACGGCGAAGGCGATTGCCGCTGCGGCACGCAACAAAAGTGGCTTGAGCATCATTTTGGTCTCCCCTTGCCCGGGTTCTTATCCACCCGCCGCAAGCCTGGGAAGGCCATTCCAAATTTCGGCTCGGCAAGCCGGGCAAGCGAGCGCACTCGGAAACCACGCAAAATCAATCGCTCAGCACTGCGACGGAAACGTCGGCCGGACCGCCGCGTTCATCCGCGACCTGACCGGCTCCACATGACAAAGCCGCCGGCGTTTCATCGCCAGCGGCTTTGCCCATGTCACCCGTGCGCGAATATCAGGCGAAGGAAACCTTCGTCGCGGATCGGCGCCGATAGCGCAGCGCGCCAGCAGCCATGCCGAAACCGAGGATCATCATCCCCCACGTCGCCGGCTCAGGAACACCGCCAACCGAAAGCGAGCCCGAAAGGTTGTAATACACATTCCCATCGACCTTGCCGGTGAACTGCGATCCGAGCGTGCCATCGCCATTCGCATAAAGCGCAAGGAGCGGATTGCCGCCGAACGTCGGCGTTGACGTACCCACCGCGAACAGCAGCCCGTTCAGGCTGATCGGGAAAGCGGTATCCAGGCCATAAAAATCCGTGCCGTCATTGGCGCGAAAGCCAACCGGCGCATCGGGAAAGACGTTTTCGTTATAGGGGGTGTTGGTGGTGATCAGCGAAATCGGCGCATTATGATAGCTGAGCAGGCTGATCGTGCCCCCGCCGCTCAACGCCTGGCCGCCCTCGACGTCGAGCGTCAATTGGCCCGAAAAAGCGCCAGCGCCGTTAAGGATGCCCGAGAATGGCAACACCACGGTCGCCGCATTCGCCGGTGCCTGAAACGCCGCAGCAAGCAACGCCGATGCCGCCAGAAACTTATACCGATTTTTCACGCCATCCCCTTTTATAGCTGATCAATTCCAGAAGGATGACCTTCCGTAACATCGTGCACTCCGCTCACAACCGGCGATGTCTCATGATCCATTCTTGAAATGGGACAGCCCGGCGCGGCGCATGCGTCGAAACCATGACCCGATTGCTGAAACGCCGACGAGCGCCCCGATTTTCGGGACGCCCGCCAACATCGATCGGCTCGCGTCAGAATTTGAAGCCGAAATTCACGCGATAATATCTTCCCATAATCGCATCGAAAAAGCGCGACGTTCCATAATCACCAAGGGCATATGGAAACGGGACAGACCTGTTCGTAACGTTATTCACGATAAAACGCATATTGAATTTATTCGTGAACTCATATCCGATCGAGCTGTTGAATATCACATAGCTTCCGAAACGTGGGTATTGATAAGTAGTTTGCGGAACATTGACGTTCACGCTGGCAGGTCCGTTATAAATTGTCTGCCACATGAAATTGAATCCGCCATTATCATAATTCAGATTGGCGGTGAAATTGTCCTTCGGCTCGGCAATCGTGCCGACGGTGTATTGGATATCCCCGCTACCGATCTTGTAGTAATGCTGGATCGTGTGCAGGTAATTTACGCCGATCGATATGACACCCGCGGCGGGCGACATGCCAAGCCGCTCCAGCGGCAATCGATAATTAAGCGAAGATTGGATGCCTTTGAAACGCTCGATACCGATATTGTAACTGCTCGTCTCGAACGACGTCACCTGCCCGGCCGCGTCCCTGACAAAGGTGCTGCAATATGGGCTGTTCGGATAATTGGTCGCATCGTAGCAGGCGTTCATCACATCGGTCAGAGACAGGGATGCGATCTCGTTCTTAATATCGATGTGAACATAGTCCACGGACAACCGCAGGCCCGGAATGAATGTCGGCTGGAATACGCCGCCCGCCGTCCAGCTATTGCCGATTTCGTTTTGCAGCTCCGGGTTGCCGCCGCTCAAACCCTTGGCGGTGTAGTTGACCACATTCGACGTAAAGTCGGCGGGCAAACCCGCCGCCGCGCAATTGGCGGCGCGGCGGGTGGGATCGGGCCCACCCGTGATATATCTTTGATCGCACGGATCGTTCGCGGTGCTAAACACTTGCCCGGTTGGCGCAAACAATTCCGTAATGGCCGGCGCCCGGAACGACCTCGTATAGTTTCCCCGCAACGTCAGGCCATTAAACGGCGCGTATTTCGCCCCGCCGGTATATGACCAGAATCCGCCGGTCATGCTGTTTTTGACATACCGCCCGGCGCCCTGCAGCTCCAGACTATTGATCAGCGGAATGCTCATCGACGGCGATACCAGCGGAATGTTCAGCTCCCCGAACACCTCATTGGTATGATATGATCCAGCCACCGGATCGATCGGGATCGTATTACCGTATTGCGTCCGCGTGCCATCGCCATTGTCTTGCCCGAAATAGAACGCGCCGGGCTTGAAACTTGTCGACTCATAACGATGCTCATAGCCAAGGACGAATTTAACGTCTCCGGCCGGCAATTTGACTATCGACCCCTTCACGTCGGCGATAAAGTCGAACTGCTTGTTCACCTGCCTCGGCGTCGCGATCGCGGTGATATAGTTTATCGCGGCCTGGCTCGCCTGATTCACGCCGAAGACGTCCAGCGGCGCGCACGTGGAACTCAACGTCGGAATGGCGGCATTCGTATAGCCGGGGGCACATATGATATTGCCACTGCCATCCGTCGTGGCGTTCAAAGCATTATAGAAATTTTGGGTGACAACTTCGCGCGCCGTGGTCTTTGAATTCGACTGACCGTAATTCGCTTTCACTTCCCAAGTGAAATTGCGATCTCCGACATTGAAATCGCCATCGAACCCACCAACAAAGCGATATAGATCGGTTGCGGTTCTAAAGCTGCCTGTCGCGAGATCGGTATTGGCGCGCGCCAGCAGGAACGTGCTGGGATCTTCTTCATTCGCCACAAGGCTATTAACGATCGTGGCTCGATCCGCGGCGCTGAGATACGGGTTCGCGGTGCTCAGGATCAGGTTACCGTTCGTCTCCCCGGCATTAGCGAAGAGCGCGGTGTTGTAGAATGGCTGCGCACGCAAATTGGTCGCCACCGTTCGACCGTACCACGCCTCACCAGAGAAGCGGAAATGATCCGTGAAATCGTAATGGAACAGAGCGGTCACCGACAAACGATTGCTGTCGGTCAGGAAGTTATCGTAATCGCGAATACGAAAACCACTACCGCCCGCCTGGATAAGCCCGTTTCCGGTCAGCGCCCCGTTTACAAATGGGGTGAGTTGCCCGCTCGGACTGAACACCAGCGGACGGCCCTGCGCGTCCGTTACCGCCGCGGCAGTCTGCCCGGCATAGATCGGCACGTCATCAGCAACCAGCGGCATGCCGGTATTGGTGAAGACGTTATAACGCTGCCCACCATAATAGAGTTGCTGTCTATAAGATGCGCCCGGTAGCGCGGTGGTGTAGAACGGGCCGTCGGCGCTGGTGTAGAAGCGATCCGATGTCGGAATGCCGTTCTGTTTGTCATATTGCACGCTCAGCGTGATATTGCCGCGCCCTTCGGAGAAATTTTTCCCCGCCAGAAGGGAGACGTTATAATTACCGCCATCGCCCTTTTGCGATATGCCGGTTTGACCGTTTACTTCCAGCCCTTCAAAATTCTTTTTGAGAATGACATTGACGGTGCCGGCAATCGCATCCGATCCGTAAATCGGCGCACCGCCCACCGAAATCGTCTCGATGCGCTCGACAAGATTGGTTGGCAGCGTGGCAAAATCGACGGGGCTACCAGCAACCACACCGAAAAGCGAAGAACTCGCCGTGGTCACGAAACGATTGCCATTGACCAGTGTAAGCGTACGCTGCGGGCCGAGATTGTACATGTTGACGAAAGTTTGCCCGGCGCCGAACGAGCCCTGACTACCGGCGGGACTATTCGCGGGAACACTGAAAACCGGCAATTCCTGCAACGCCGCGCCAAGATTGGTATAGCCGCGTTTCGCGATCTCGGTAGATCCAAGCGATTCCGCCGGCTGCGCCGCGATCGTGGATTGCGAGATACGTGACGCGGTTACGACGACGTCATTTTGGGAACCACTATCGTCGGCCTGCGGCGGCCGCGTACGATCGGTTCGCGGAGTGTCTGCCTGCTGACTGACCTGGGCAAACACGACTTGAGAGGAGAGCATTGCGCTGACGGCAATACCGGCGAACAACAACGTGCGAGCACACGGACGGCGCCCGGAAAAGAGGGGGTAACCCATCATTTCACGAATCCTTCCAAACCCTTAGTGACGCCTCGTATCCGCTGCACAATCCTGCCCGGTCAATGCCGCGCACCCCAGTTGATGCAATTCGCAACACTGGCGTGTCCTTCGCGCCACAGCGACGACACCGACATTTTGGCATCCATCGCGCCCGCGAAACGCTGTTACGCGACACCGAACCGGGGATGAAACGCGACCGCAAGAAAAGGAGATTGCAACGAAAACGAGCGCCCCCGACTTCTCCTCAATTTCGTGAAAAAGCGAGTCGATCGAACACTTCCGATTGACCGCACGGCGATCGACTCCAGCATCCGGAAAGATATTTTCGAACGACGATCCGTTTCATACGGACTTTGATCCGATTTTTAGATGGATTGACGGCGCGGATTAACAGGCGGAGAATGAAGGCGAAAAAGACGAAATATAAAATAAAAAATTAACTAGAAAAGGGTCGCGGATTGTCAGCTGTTGACAGGGGATCCGTATGGCCAATGTTTGGACGCGCTTGTTGCGCGGCTGCGCCGAATTTCTCGAGTCGCGCGGTAATTCGCTGCTCACCACCAGTTTTGCTTCTCCGCAGGCACTGCTTGAATCGCTGATCAATGGCGCGCAGCCGGGTGACAAGCCGGCATTGCAGACGTTGCATGATGCGCTTGGCAGCGGCGCGGGCCTGACGGGTGACAACCAGACGCTGTGGGACGAGATCACCACCGCGATCGGCAAACAACATACCGCCATCACAGCGATCACCGCCAAACTCGCAGTCGCCGATTTTGGTCTGGGCGAGGCCAAGGCGGTCGGCCAAGCGGTCGGCGACTTCGTTTCCGCCGGCACCGACGCGATCGGAAAGATCGCCACAAAAGTTGCGGCGGGCGTCAAGGAAGTCGAAAATCGCGTCAATTCGAACATGGAGCCATGGGCCGACGGCCTGCGCGATCTGGCCGGCAATGTGCCGGGCAATTTCGATTCATTGTGCAACACCGTGCTGGACATTCAAAACGCCAGTTCCGGCCTGTGGCACGCGCTGGAGCTTGATCTAGATGCCGGCCGGCTGAATATTCACCTCGTCGCGGCGGATGCACGCGCGCTCGGCCCGATCAATTTCGACGGCGCGGAGATCGAAGCATTCATCCAGTTCAAACCGCCGTTTCTGGTCGGCATCGCGCTGGTATCGAAGATCAAGGCCGGGCTGCGCGGCGATCCGACGATGAACAAGATCATCCCCGGTCAGGCGCCGACCGCGGATACGACCGATGCGGTGGCGATCCAGCTCGATACCGACAAGGGCTTCTCGCTCGGCTCGGGCAAGACGCAGCGCGTGGTCCTGCCGGTGCGCTTCGCCTTTCCGATCATCGAATTGCGCGAGTTCGCAATCTCCAGCCCCAATGCCGACAAGAAGGACGCGCCCGCGCAGATCGACGTTACCACGGTAATCGCGGGCAAGTTCGGATCGGTGTTATCGTTCGTCTGCGAAGGCGGCGGCGTCTCGCTGATCTCGAACAATGGCGGCGACTATCAGGTGCAGCCGAAAATGCCGGACGGACTGGGGTTGCGCCTTTCCGCCGGGCCGGTGGTAGGCGGCGGCTATGTCCGCCACGATCCGGTGAAGAATGAATATGGCGGCACGCTGCAACTGACCTTTGCCAAGGTCGGCATCACCGCGGTCGGGCTGTTGCAGCCGGATACGATGGCATTCCTCGTGGTGCTGGGCGTGCGTTTCCCCGCGCCGGGCATCCAGCTTGGCTTCGGCTTCACGCTCGATGCGGTGGGCGGGCTGGTCGCGTCCGATCGGCGGCTGGATATCGATCAGCTTTCCAGCAAGCTGAAGGACGGCGCGGTTTCCAATATCCTGCTGCCCGACGATCCGGTTTCGTCCGCCCCGACGATCCTCAACCAGCTATCCGATATCTTCCCGCCGCAGGCCGGTGCGTTCGTCGTTGGCCCGATCGTGCAATTGGGCTGGGGCGCCAAATCGGGGCTGGTTACCGCGCGTATCGGCGTGCTGATCGCGCTGCCCGATCCGTCGGTAACGATCCTCGGTTCGCTGCAAGTGATGGTGCCGCCCAAGATCGTGGATAAATCGCCACGCGTGGTGGAGCTGAACATCGATATGTTCGCCGCGATCACGCCGGACGAATTCTTCCTCAAGGCGACGCTGCGTAATTCCAAGATCGCGGGCCTGGCGGTAAGCGGCGATCTGGCGCTGCTGATCCGCTGGGCGTCTGACAGCGCCTTTGCCTTTTCGGCCGGCGGGTTCTTCCCGACTTACAAATATCCGCCCAAGCTGGCCGGGTTGCAGCGGCTGTCGATCAAGCTCGCGCCGCCGGTCAGTTGGCTATCGCTGTCGGTGACCGGCTATATCGCGGTGACCGGCAACAGCGTGCAGTTCGGCGGCGCGGTCGATCTGTCGGCCAAGGTCGGCCCGGCTTCCGGCGATGCGCACCTGTCGATCGACGCGATGTTCGTCTTTTCGCCGCGCTTCGCCTTCATCGTCGAATTCAACGCATCCGTCTCGATCAAGGCCTTTGGCCATTCGATCGCCGGCGCGGCGTTCCGCGGCACGATCTCCGGCACCGCGCCGTGGCATGTCGAGGGCTCGGCGAGCGTTTCGTTCCTGTGGTGGGATGTCGATTTCCCGGTCGGCCCGATCGAATGGGGCGATCGCGACGTTTCCGTGCTGCCGCTGGTGGATTCGATGGCAGAGGCGCTGAAGGCGCTGAACGAGGACATTGCATGGGCCGCGCTGCCCCCCGCCGTCAGCGATGCGGTGACGATCCTGCGCCCGGCGGCGAGCGACGGCAGCGATGCCGATCTCGCGCGGCTGTTCCAGCCGTTCTCGCTGATCCAGGCGAAGCAGCAGCTCGTGCCGTTCGATGTCGATATCACCCGGCTCGGGGCCTACGCGAGCACGATCAAGCAGTTCAACTTCGCCAACCCGAAAATCAACGGCGCGCCCGCGCCCGCTTTCTCCGAAATCAACGCGCCCTTCGCGATGGGCCAGTACACCGAAATGACGCAGGATCAGAAAGCGTCGAAACCCGATTTCGAGGATCACGCCGCCGGCATCCAGATCGCGCCCGCCACCGGCACCGCGCTGGGCCGCAACGCCAGCGCGACGCTGGAATGGGATACGTTCTTCCCGCAGGAGCATGAACCACCGACCCGTGGGAAATGGGCGCTGCCGGTCGATCTCAACCGCGTGGTGCTGGCCGCGGGCGCGGTCGCGCGGCAGCGCAGGGTGGCGGGCAATCCCTATGCCCCGCCCACGCCCGGCCCGGTCGAAATGGTCGATGCGGGGCTGAAGAACGTCGTTCCGCTCGCGACCGCGCACGCCGCCGCCGGCATCGCGATGACCACCACCGAGGCCGATCTCCTCGCCGCGACCGGCGTGGAGATGCAGGTCGTCAGCCTGGGACTGGCAGCATGACACAAAGCCTGAAAACCTTCGCCGGCTATCGCGCCG
Protein-coding sequences here:
- a CDS encoding PEPxxWA-CTERM sorting domain-containing protein; amino-acid sequence: MKNRYKFLAASALLAAAFQAPANAATVVLPFSGILNGAGAFSGQLTLDVEGGQALSGGGTISLLSYHNAPISLITTNTPYNENVFPDAPVGFRANDGTDFYGLDTAFPISLNGLLFAVGTSTPTFGGNPLLALYANGDGTLGSQFTGKVDGNVYYNLSGSLSVGGVPEPATWGMMILGFGMAAGALRYRRRSATKVSFA
- a CDS encoding TonB-dependent receptor — protein: MMGYPLFSGRRPCARTLLFAGIAVSAMLSSQVVFAQVSQQADTPRTDRTRPPQADDSGSQNDVVVTASRISQSTIAAQPAESLGSTEIAKRGYTNLGAALQELPVFSVPANSPAGSQGSFGAGQTFVNMYNLGPQRTLTLVNGNRFVTTASSSLFGVVAGSPVDFATLPTNLVERIETISVGGAPIYGSDAIAGTVNVILKKNFEGLEVNGQTGISQKGDGGNYNVSLLAGKNFSEGRGNITLSVQYDKQNGIPTSDRFYTSADGPFYTTALPGASYRQQLYYGGQRYNVFTNTGMPLVADDVPIYAGQTAAAVTDAQGRPLVFSPSGQLTPFVNGALTGNGLIQAGGSGFRIRDYDNFLTDSNRLSVTALFHYDFTDHFRFSGEAWYGRTVATNLRAQPFYNTALFANAGETNGNLILSTANPYLSAADRATIVNSLVANEEDPSTFLLARANTDLATGSFRTATDLYRFVGGFDGDFNVGDRNFTWEVKANYGQSNSKTTAREVVTQNFYNALNATTDGSGNIICAPGYTNAAIPTLSSTCAPLDVFGVNQASQAAINYITAIATPRQVNKQFDFIADVKGSIVKLPAGDVKFVLGYEHRYESTSFKPGAFYFGQDNGDGTRTQYGNTIPIDPVAGSYHTNEVFGELNIPLVSPSMSIPLINSLELQGAGRYVKNSMTGGFWSYTGGAKYAPFNGLTLRGNYTRSFRAPAITELFAPTGQVFSTANDPCDQRYITGGPDPTRRAANCAAAGLPADFTSNVVNYTAKGLSGGNPELQNEIGNSWTAGGVFQPTFIPGLRLSVDYVHIDIKNEIASLSLTDVMNACYDATNYPNSPYCSTFVRDAAGQVTSFETSSYNIGIERFKGIQSSLNYRLPLERLGMSPAAGVISIGVNYLHTIQHYYKIGSGDIQYTVGTIAEPKDNFTANLNYDNGGFNFMWQTIYNGPASVNVNVPQTTYQYPRFGSYVIFNSSIGYEFTNKFNMRFIVNNVTNRSVPFPYALGDYGTSRFFDAIMGRYYRVNFGFKF